A portion of the Podospora pseudoanserina strain CBS 124.78 chromosome 2, whole genome shotgun sequence genome contains these proteins:
- a CDS encoding hypothetical protein (EggNog:ENOG503P615; COG:S), producing MSLGVTQPWRAWSQRSRIPRFYWSSSAAIVPFSGYQRAFFHAGRSNLAKTTPKPANNARPSAHASAKAAATKNAQNLVSRLEILPYQPHGAIPVTVDYLGTNPSWGSRQKQASKHRAALKAAQHIDERHKRVSDWRLILETLLKQTPILDHDILVVKVRLPDDGFKRLEDDFHDNFWDICSRTGCRMRLYTTTNRKRTGPVPSLWESGLKGLEWSATQEKFILIFGGLDNVTAAYNGVVRAVKGGILVGTRTEDNWEDLLQLSPKTVEELSLRIAGPKAKDSKQRKDSTTEMQFRKPVSRPRELARFHEIHPEPYRLAVRADQIPPLEPGEVWTKASFLRYVRRLVGGQLTPGEHRFLYGNEGDEQATHVDVVVRQLQRAFYDEECVDAVSLPALKDALRYLAQSPHGSRFTHVPGGLVRRVKSLGLKLDADVFNWVAQFAVKSKHLRAFQRTLGAMVREGHAPNFKTWFLFLRIIKAEDVRRYILRAMNTKGYLTDPECMRRIYAEMAGLDLHRALELKQDFQSFLQSQRDLYGPDWRLTVWIGNILIHKYGASGQLNNLFQVLEAMIAAGERPDIITLNTILSHCRDQRKLGLAMSTLGFFSKHSLAQPDEITYRLLFSMAWTSRRLHLTTYIFRHAVLAGFDSHLMRSRVATLLKATSPDFTEYLGFSTLPDKWVQAGRFVRSKRHLAKILVLEKSLIKRGVSRVERWKQWLNKETAKVCLSKPDIYKRLLLSDFRRHDYWKHRASAAPTNDIRSFWDWSKTAHLSLRPRFSLCEMIKRATAKDEALLKAARKNRWFVFEARELLAVCRGKRPGVSGRGAIHVQKDEPKIQQPKPLAARGERERRRKELRSGQSKRDPPGRNVRL from the coding sequence ATGAGCCTGGGAGTCACGCAACCTTGGAGGGCCTGGTCGCAACGCTCACGGATTCCCCGGTTCTACTGGTCCTCCTCGGCTGCGATTGTCCCATTTTCCGGATACCAGAGAGCCTTCTTCCACGCCGGCCGCTCGAACCttgccaaaaccaccccgaAGCCAGCAAACAATGCACGCCCGAGTGCTCATGCCTCCGCCAAGGCCGCCGCCACTAAGAATGCACAGAACTTGGTGAGCCGGTTGGAGATTCTGCCATACCAACCTCACGGGGCGATTCCCGTTACTGTCGACTATCTAggcaccaaccccagctgGGGATCTCGACAGAAACAAGCCTCGAAGCACCGCGCCGCTCTCAAAGCAGCACAACATATCGACGAGCGTCACAAGCGGGTATCAGACTGGCGTCTCATTCTCGAGACTCTGTTGAAGCAGACTCCTATTCTTGATCACGACATTCTTGTGGTCAAGGTACGACTTCCAGATGACGGCTTCAAGCGCTTGGAAGACGACTTTCATGACAACTTTTGGGATATTTGTTCGCGAACAGGATGTCGGATGAGGTTATACACTACGACAAATAGGAAACGAACGGGGCCGGTACCATCCTTGTGGGAGAGTGGGCTAAAAGGGTTGGAATGGAGTGCTACACAGGAGAAGTTTATTCTGATCTTTGGTGGGCTTGATAACGTCACAGCGGCCTATAACGGGGTTGTTCGCGCAGTGAAGGGTGGCATTCTCGTTGGAACTCGAACCGAGGATAATTGGGAAGACCTGCTGCAGCTTTCACCGAAGACAGTGGAGGAGCTGTCTTTGCGAATCGCGGGTCCCAAAGCCAAAGACTCGAAGCAGAGAAAAGACAGCACAACGGAGATGCAGTTCAGGAAGCCCGTCTCGCGTCCCCGTGAACTAGCGAGGTTTCATGAAATTCACCCAGAGCCATATCGCCTCGCGGTTAGGGCAGATCAGATTCCACCCTTGGAACCTGGCGAGGTTTGGACCAAGGCTTCTTTCTTGCGTTACGTTCGCCGACTCGTGGGTGGCCAACTGACGCCTGGTGAGCACCGCTTCTTATACGGGAATGAGGGTGATGAACAGGCCACACATGTGGATGTCGTTGTCCGCCAGCTGCAGCGCGCTTTTTATGATGAGGAGTGCGTTGATGCAGTTTCGCTTCCCGCCCTCAAAGACGCTCTTCGATATCTCGCCCAATCACCTCATGGATCCCGCTTCACCCATGTGCCAGGGGGGCTGGTACGCCGCGTGAAGTCTTTAGGTCTTAAACTCGATGCCGATGTTTTCAACTGGGTTGCCCAATTCGCAGTCAAGTCCAAGCACCTCCGAGCCTTCCAGCGGACGCTTGGTGCGATGGTTCGAGAAGGGCATGCGCCAAACTTCAAAActtggtttcttttcttgcgAATAATCAAGGCCGAAGACGTCAGGCGCTACATTCTGCGGGCGATGAACACGAAGGGTTATCTTACGGACCCAGAATGCATGCGCCGGATATACGCAGAGATGGCTGGCCTCGACCTGCACCGGGCTCTTGAACTGAAGCAAGATTTTCAGTCTTTTCTTCAGAGCCAGCGCGACCTTTATGGTCCCGATTGGCGCCTGACGGTCTGGATCGGGAATATCTTGATTCACAAGTACGGCGCCTCAGGGcagctcaacaacctcttccagGTTCTTGAGGCTATGATTGCTGCTGGAGAAAGGCCGGATATAATTACGTTGAATACAATACTCTCCCATTGCCGGGACCAGCGGAAACTCGGCTTGGCGATGTCAACCTTGGGATTCTTTTCCAAGCACAGCCTGGCACAGCCAGACGAGATCACATACCGACTGCTCTTCTCGATGGCCTGGACATCCAGGCGCCTCCACCTGACTACCTACATATTCCGTCATGCTGTCCTCGCCGGGTTTGACTCACATCTGATGAGATCCCGCGTCGCGACGCTCCTGAAGGCGACCTCGCCTGATTTCACAGAGTACCTGGGATTCTCTACTTTGCCTGACAAGTGGGTACAGGCAGGTCGTTTCGTTCGAAGCAAACGACATTTGGCCAAGATTTTAGTTCTGGAAAAGTCGTTGATCAAGAGGGGAGTTTCCAGAGTGGAACGGTGGAAGCAGTGGCTGAACAAAGAGACGGCAAAGGTCTGCCTGTCAAAGCCCGACATCTACAAACGGCTGTTGCTATCTGACTTTCGCCGTCATGATTATTGGAAACATCGGGCATCAGCGGCACCCACCAACGATATCCGCTCTTTCTGGGACTGGTCAAAAACGGCACATCTCTCTCTCAGGCCGAGATTTTCACTTTGTGAGATGATCAAGCGGGCTACAGCCAAGGATGAGGCCCTGCtcaaggcggcgaggaaAAATAGGTGGTTTGTTTTTGAGGCGAGGGAGCTGCTGGCCGTGTGCCGGGGAAAAAGGCCTGGGGTTTCAGGTCGCGGTGCAATTCACGTGCAGAAAGATGAGCCTAAGATCCAGCAACCGAAACCGCTGGCGGCacggggggaaagggagagacGGAGGAAGGAGCTGAGGTCAGGGCAATCGAAAAGAGATCCACCCGGGAGGAACGTGAGATTATAG